The following proteins come from a genomic window of Thiothrix winogradskyi:
- the cobB gene encoding Sir2 family NAD+-dependent deacetylase: MINKYQNIVILTGAGISAESGIQTFRASDGLWHNHRIEEVATPQGFANNPALVHEFYNTRRQQLLDPTVQPNAAHLALGRLEREHSGNVLLVTQNVDDLHERAGSENLLHMHGELNKIRCNHCGMGYDCMEDIGAHTECKSCGKTGGMRPHIVWFGEMPLYMRQIETALLHCDLFISIGTSGNVYPAAGFVEVARDSGAHTVELNLDPGSNSELFHQSINGFASQIVPAFVEQYLC, encoded by the coding sequence ATGATTAACAAGTATCAGAACATCGTCATCCTCACCGGCGCGGGCATTTCCGCCGAATCCGGCATTCAAACCTTCCGCGCCAGTGACGGCTTGTGGCACAACCACCGCATCGAAGAGGTCGCCACCCCGCAAGGTTTCGCCAACAACCCCGCGCTGGTGCACGAATTTTACAACACGCGCCGCCAGCAATTGCTCGACCCCACTGTGCAACCGAATGCCGCCCACCTCGCTCTTGGACGGCTGGAACGCGAACATTCCGGCAATGTGTTGCTCGTTACCCAAAACGTCGATGATCTGCACGAACGCGCAGGCAGCGAAAACTTGCTGCACATGCACGGTGAATTGAACAAAATCCGCTGCAACCATTGCGGCATGGGTTACGACTGCATGGAGGACATCGGCGCACACACCGAGTGTAAAAGCTGCGGCAAAACCGGCGGAATGCGCCCGCATATCGTCTGGTTCGGCGAAATGCCTTTGTATATGCGCCAGATTGAAACCGCCCTGTTACACTGCGATTTATTCATCTCTATTGGCACATCCGGCAATGTGTACCCCGCCGCTGGTTTTGTCGAAGTCGCCCGTGACAGCGGCGCACACACGGTGGAATTAAACCTCGACCCCGGCAGCAATAGTGAGCTGTTTCACCAGTCCATCAACGGCTTCGCCAGCCAAATCGTCCCCGCTTTTGTGGAGCAATATTTATGTTAA
- a CDS encoding CvfB family protein, with protein sequence MLKIGKYNQLRVTKLTGFGVYLDGGSYGEILLPKRYVPQDCAVDSWLDVFIYLDSEDRLIATTDKPLAAVGEVACLTVVDVNRVGAFLDWGLPKDLLVPRQEQAHLMQQGQAYVVCVYLDEKTETIVASSRLDLFLNEFGGSFQARQPVELMIYERTELGFKAVIDATHLGLLYANEVFQPLHIGERVSGFIKAIRPDQKIDLILQLPSPVVEDALAQKILDHLQARGGSSTFTDKSSPEDIYREFQVSKAHFKRAIGLLYKQQKIVMGKDLIRLA encoded by the coding sequence ATGTTAAAAATCGGTAAGTACAATCAACTGCGCGTTACCAAACTCACCGGCTTTGGGGTGTATCTGGATGGCGGTAGTTACGGCGAAATCCTCTTGCCCAAGCGTTATGTGCCGCAAGATTGTGCCGTCGACAGTTGGCTGGACGTGTTCATTTATCTGGATTCGGAAGACCGTTTGATCGCCACCACCGATAAGCCGCTGGCGGCGGTGGGGGAGGTGGCGTGCTTAACCGTGGTGGATGTGAATCGCGTCGGGGCGTTTTTGGATTGGGGTTTACCCAAAGATTTGCTGGTGCCGCGTCAAGAACAGGCGCATTTAATGCAGCAAGGGCAAGCTTACGTGGTGTGCGTGTATTTGGATGAGAAAACCGAAACCATTGTGGCTTCATCACGGTTGGATTTGTTTCTCAATGAATTCGGTGGGTCGTTTCAAGCGCGTCAGCCGGTGGAGCTAATGATTTACGAACGCACTGAACTGGGTTTCAAAGCGGTGATTGACGCGACGCATCTCGGCTTGCTGTATGCGAATGAAGTGTTTCAGCCTTTGCACATTGGGGAACGGGTGTCGGGATTTATTAAAGCGATTCGCCCCGATCAGAAAATTGATTTGATCCTGCAATTGCCAAGCCCAGTGGTAGAGGATGCCTTGGCGCAGAAAATTCTCGATCATTTGCAGGCGCGTGGCGGCAGTTCGACGTTTACCGATAAAAGTTCGCCGGAAGACATTTACCGTGAGTTTCAGGTGAGCAAGGCGCATTTCAAGCGGGCGATCGGTTTGCTGTATAAGCAACAAAAGATTGTCATGGGTAAAGATCTGATTCGGCTTGCATGA
- a CDS encoding AMP-binding protein, producing MQPTTYLYGLIVVIVSLLLSPLLQHWVDRPVAVFLLVLPFVLFSAVTFRRAGCTRADWQAVRHHDDLWLTIMGKAVFWGILLALLAIYPAHWVWLGLSVIGLLIGIQIARNLSATHIETGLIPVGALGIMGSMIVLGWQLSPPLLAALLLFLGVMGGIFVAPLNALLRYHVPVAQQPKATVIDHLVQSVVMLAFVGVAALLAWQGLGDALLMTILTVTTAAGALYTLYHMPQSLLRFVFSRLFRARYRLKVLGFEHLPASGGVLLLGNHISFIDWALVQMASPRQLHFVIEKGYYERWYLKSFLNWFGVIPISSEASADSLEKVTEMLKAGEVVCLFPEGTISRTGQLSEFKRGYEKAVKGTGAVIVPFYLHGLWGSRFSRSSGFLRENRQSGFKRDIVVSFGKVLPETIPAHELKQKVFDLSFASWEAYSHLIDPIPVNWLRAAKRMSFRMAAADVIGEPLSHHRFMTAVFRFAVLIKKLSPEQNIGLLLPTSAGGAIANMAVLTLGKTIVNLNYTASGESIHSAVQQAGLQRVYTSKRFLDKLKERGIDIPAILPDTPLTFLEDLKAEIPKHQLLTTLLMVMLLPTRLLQWLYIPKIDLDTTAAILFSSGSEGAPKGIELSHRNLAVNARQVADALNTLDNDVIMGTLPTFHAFGLLASTLMPLSEGIPIVCHPDPTDAVNIAKGVARYEATLLFGTGTFLRLYAKNSRVHPLMFQSLRYVVAGAEKLAPEVRRLFLDKFGKKLLEGYGATETSPVASVNLPDQLDTHYWKVQAANKEGTVGLPLPGTSFRIVDPNTLETLPTGADGLILIGGPQVMKGYLNAPEKTAQAIAEFDGQRWYKTGDKGHVDEDGFLTIVDRYSRFAKLGGEMVSLTAVEHQVRQILGDAELELVAVNLPDDKKGEKIVLLMAGTYDEAAVKRKLLDGGMNALAIPSTIRSLAEIPKLGSGKTDFGSARQVALSVV from the coding sequence ATGCAGCCAACCACCTACCTTTACGGGTTGATCGTTGTGATCGTCAGTTTATTGCTTAGCCCGCTATTGCAGCACTGGGTTGACCGACCTGTTGCCGTTTTCTTGTTGGTGTTGCCGTTTGTGCTGTTTAGTGCGGTGACGTTCCGGCGGGCGGGCTGTACGCGGGCGGATTGGCAGGCAGTGCGTCACCACGATGATTTGTGGTTGACGATCATGGGCAAGGCGGTTTTCTGGGGGATTTTACTGGCATTGTTGGCGATTTATCCGGCGCATTGGGTGTGGTTGGGGTTAAGCGTTATCGGCTTGTTGATTGGGATACAGATTGCACGAAATCTGTCCGCGACGCATATTGAAACGGGGCTGATTCCGGTCGGTGCGCTGGGGATTATGGGCAGTATGATTGTATTGGGGTGGCAACTCTCGCCGCCATTGCTTGCTGCCTTATTGCTGTTTTTGGGCGTGATGGGCGGAATTTTTGTCGCACCCTTAAACGCTTTGCTGCGTTATCACGTGCCGGTGGCGCAACAGCCGAAAGCGACGGTGATTGATCACTTGGTGCAAAGTGTGGTGATGCTGGCGTTCGTCGGCGTGGCGGCGTTATTGGCTTGGCAGGGATTGGGAGATGCGTTGTTAATGACCATCCTCACCGTGACCACGGCGGCGGGGGCGTTGTATACGTTGTATCACATGCCGCAATCGTTGTTGCGTTTTGTGTTTAGCCGTTTGTTTCGGGCGCGTTACCGCTTGAAAGTGTTGGGATTTGAACACCTGCCCGCATCCGGCGGCGTGTTATTGCTGGGCAATCACATCAGTTTCATCGACTGGGCACTGGTGCAAATGGCAAGCCCGCGTCAACTGCATTTCGTGATCGAAAAAGGCTATTACGAACGCTGGTATTTAAAAAGTTTCCTCAACTGGTTCGGTGTCATTCCCATCAGCAGCGAGGCGAGTGCGGATTCGCTGGAAAAAGTCACGGAAATGCTCAAAGCGGGCGAGGTGGTGTGTTTATTCCCCGAAGGCACGATTAGCCGTACCGGGCAGTTATCCGAATTCAAGCGCGGTTATGAAAAAGCGGTGAAAGGCACAGGTGCGGTAATTGTGCCGTTTTACCTGCACGGTTTGTGGGGCAGCCGGTTTTCGCGTTCCAGCGGCTTTTTGCGCGAAAATCGCCAGTCCGGTTTCAAGCGTGACATCGTGGTGTCGTTTGGTAAAGTCTTGCCGGAAACCATTCCCGCGCACGAATTGAAACAAAAGGTGTTTGATTTGTCGTTTGCATCGTGGGAAGCGTATTCACACCTGATCGACCCGATTCCGGTTAATTGGCTGCGGGCAGCAAAACGCATGAGTTTCCGCATGGCAGCGGCGGATGTGATCGGCGAACCCTTGAGCCATCACCGTTTTATGACGGCGGTATTCCGCTTTGCGGTGCTGATTAAAAAGCTTAGCCCGGAACAGAATATTGGCTTGTTATTGCCGACCAGCGCAGGCGGAGCGATTGCGAATATGGCAGTGCTGACGCTGGGCAAAACCATTGTGAATCTGAATTACACCGCCAGCGGCGAGTCGATTCATAGCGCGGTGCAACAGGCGGGCTTGCAACGGGTTTACACTTCCAAGCGTTTTCTGGATAAGCTGAAAGAACGTGGAATTGATATTCCGGCGATTTTGCCCGATACCCCGCTGACGTTTTTGGAAGATTTGAAGGCGGAAATCCCCAAACACCAATTGCTGACTACGCTGTTGATGGTGATGTTATTGCCAACCCGTTTGTTGCAATGGCTGTACATTCCGAAAATTGATTTGGATACGACGGCAGCGATTCTGTTTTCCAGCGGCAGCGAAGGTGCGCCCAAAGGCATTGAGCTTTCCCACCGCAATCTGGCGGTGAATGCGCGGCAGGTGGCGGATGCGCTGAATACGCTGGATAACGATGTAATCATGGGGACATTGCCGACTTTCCACGCCTTCGGTTTGCTGGCGAGCACCCTGATGCCGTTGTCAGAAGGCATTCCGATTGTATGCCATCCTGACCCGACCGATGCGGTGAATATCGCCAAAGGTGTAGCGCGTTACGAGGCAACCTTGCTGTTTGGCACGGGGACGTTTTTGCGTTTGTATGCGAAAAATTCCCGCGTGCATCCGCTAATGTTCCAGTCCTTGCGCTACGTGGTCGCGGGAGCAGAAAAACTTGCGCCGGAAGTCCGCCGCTTATTCCTCGATAAATTCGGTAAGAAATTGCTGGAAGGTTATGGCGCAACCGAAACCTCACCCGTTGCCAGCGTGAATTTGCCCGATCAGCTTGATACCCATTACTGGAAAGTGCAGGCAGCGAATAAAGAAGGCACGGTAGGTTTGCCATTGCCGGGAACGAGTTTCCGCATTGTTGACCCGAATACGTTGGAAACTTTGCCGACGGGTGCGGATGGCTTAATCCTGATCGGTGGCCCGCAAGTCATGAAAGGCTATTTGAATGCGCCGGAAAAAACCGCGCAAGCGATTGCCGAATTCGACGGGCAACGTTGGTACAAAACCGGCGACAAGGGACATGTGGACGAAGATGGCTTCCTGACGATTGTTGACCGCTATTCGCGCTTTGCCAAACTCGGCGGGGAAATGGTGAGTTTGACAGCGGTCGAACACCAAGTGCGGCAAATTTTGGGCGATGCGGAACTGGAATTGGTCGCGGTCAATTTGCCGGATGATAAAAAAGGCGAGAAGATCGTATTGCTGATGGCGGGAACCTATGACGAAGCGGCGGTAAAACGCAAGTTGTTGGATGGCGGCATGAATGCACTGGCGATTCCCTCCACGATTCGCAGTCTGGCGGAAATTCCCAAGCTCGGCAGCGGCAAGACGGACTTTGGTTCAGCACGGCAGGTGGCTTTAAGTGTTGTCTAA
- a CDS encoding BPSS1780 family membrane protein, producing the protein MLKVRNVDPLQAIQWFKQGWQVFMSNPANWALMGLLFGIIVLVSSMLPFIGGVVLNLLVPILTAGMLQAVKNAQAGTPVEITDVFGMFKDEPKRNQLLIVGALMLGGGLVAAVLSTLFIGSAIQVDELTGLPSFNLGLSALLFMFVVVIFLGMLFTFAPALVIFKGMSAIDAVKGSLQGTLANVLPFVVFVLFYAALAFVASIPFMLGFLVLIPVMMGAVYAAYKDIFG; encoded by the coding sequence ATGCTAAAAGTCAGAAATGTCGATCCATTGCAAGCGATTCAATGGTTTAAGCAGGGTTGGCAGGTGTTTATGTCGAATCCCGCGAATTGGGCGCTGATGGGTTTATTGTTCGGTATCATTGTTTTGGTGTCGAGTATGTTGCCGTTCATCGGTGGGGTGGTATTGAATTTGCTGGTGCCGATTTTAACAGCAGGGATGCTACAAGCAGTCAAAAATGCCCAAGCGGGTACTCCCGTAGAAATCACCGATGTATTTGGTATGTTTAAAGATGAACCAAAGCGTAACCAGTTATTGATCGTGGGGGCGCTGATGTTAGGCGGTGGCTTGGTGGCTGCGGTATTGAGTACGCTATTCATCGGTAGCGCTATTCAAGTGGATGAGCTGACCGGGTTGCCGAGTTTCAACTTGGGGCTGAGTGCCTTGTTATTCATGTTTGTGGTGGTGATTTTCTTAGGCATGTTGTTTACGTTCGCACCAGCATTGGTGATTTTTAAGGGCATGAGTGCGATTGATGCGGTCAAAGGGAGCTTGCAAGGCACGTTGGCGAATGTTTTACCTTTCGTGGTGTTTGTCTTGTTTTATGCCGCGTTGGCGTTTGTAGCTTCGATTCCTTTCATGCTGGGCTTTTTGGTGCTGATTCCGGTAATGATGGGCGCGGTGTATGCCGCTTACAAGGATATTTTTGGATGA
- a CDS encoding aldo/keto reductase yields the protein MMEKRLVANTGIAVSPLGLGTVKFGRNQGVKYPQGFELPTDREVRELLALAFDLGINLLDTAPAYGLSEARIGKLLPNARHEWVIETKVGERFVDGESHFDFSATGTRQSVENSLRLLKTDYLDMVLIHSDGDDVRILREEAVLDTLLTMQQQGWIRTVGISSKTVEGALLAYEFGCDVVMAAYNPVYTDELPVLEAAAAQHKAVLVKKAFASGHLDKLGAKNGNPVEQALAFIFAQQGVTSVVLGTLNPKHLRDNVAIATALLDE from the coding sequence ATGATGGAAAAGCGTCTGGTGGCGAACACGGGCATTGCGGTGAGTCCTCTAGGGTTGGGAACGGTGAAGTTCGGGCGCAATCAGGGGGTGAAATACCCGCAAGGCTTTGAATTGCCGACGGATCGCGAGGTGCGGGAATTGCTCGCGCTGGCGTTCGATCTTGGGATTAACTTGCTGGATACCGCGCCCGCTTACGGCTTGAGTGAAGCGCGTATCGGCAAGTTATTGCCGAATGCTCGCCATGAGTGGGTGATTGAAACCAAAGTGGGGGAACGGTTTGTTGATGGCGAATCCCACTTTGATTTCAGCGCCACAGGGACGCGCCAGAGCGTGGAAAACAGCTTACGTTTGCTGAAAACCGATTACCTCGACATGGTGCTGATTCATTCGGACGGGGATGATGTGCGGATTTTGCGCGAGGAAGCGGTGCTGGATACGCTGTTAACCATGCAGCAGCAAGGCTGGATTCGCACGGTGGGGATTTCCTCCAAAACCGTGGAAGGCGCATTGCTGGCGTATGAATTCGGCTGTGATGTGGTGATGGCGGCTTACAATCCAGTGTATACCGATGAATTGCCAGTGCTGGAAGCGGCAGCGGCGCAACACAAAGCGGTGCTGGTGAAAAAAGCTTTTGCCAGCGGGCATTTGGATAAGTTGGGCGCGAAAAACGGCAATCCGGTGGAACAAGCGCTGGCGTTTATTTTTGCCCAGCAAGGTGTTACTAGCGTGGTGCTGGGGACGTTGAATCCCAAGCACTTGCGGGACAATGTGGCAATTGCTACGGCTTTGTTGGACGAATGA
- a CDS encoding glycosyltransferase family 2 protein has translation MTKISGLVITYNEAKHIRACLESLWQVCDEVIVIDSLSSDDTVAIATELGAKVYSQAFLGYGPQKNYGVDHCQHAWVLSLDADERLEADAISDIQALDLANSAYDTYAFRRKNLFHDKWIRCTSWYPDHVRRLFNREKVRFSNAQCHEKVESTAHTALKSHIRHYSYTNYHDMLHKLNKYSTQYALDNATSQRRVSVWSPPLHGLGAFLKNYLLKGGIGCGFDGFTISLLNALGSYLKYAKLLEIQRYKNTGLG, from the coding sequence ATGACCAAAATTAGCGGCTTAGTCATCACCTACAACGAAGCCAAACACATTCGCGCCTGCCTTGAATCGCTGTGGCAAGTCTGTGATGAAGTCATCGTGATTGACTCCCTCAGCAGCGATGACACCGTAGCCATTGCCACCGAACTGGGTGCGAAGGTGTATTCGCAAGCATTCCTCGGCTACGGCCCACAGAAAAACTACGGCGTAGACCACTGCCAACATGCATGGGTACTGAGTTTGGATGCGGATGAACGTTTGGAGGCGGATGCCATCAGCGACATTCAAGCGTTAGACTTAGCCAATAGCGCGTATGACACCTATGCGTTTCGCCGCAAAAACCTGTTTCATGACAAATGGATACGCTGCACCTCATGGTATCCCGATCATGTGCGGCGCTTATTCAACCGTGAGAAAGTGCGTTTTTCCAATGCGCAATGCCATGAAAAAGTCGAAAGCACCGCGCATACCGCACTGAAATCGCACATTCGGCATTATTCCTACACCAACTATCACGACATGCTGCACAAGCTGAATAAGTATTCCACCCAATACGCACTCGACAATGCCACCAGCCAACGGCGTGTTAGCGTCTGGTCGCCGCCACTGCATGGCTTGGGAGCTTTCCTGAAAAACTATTTGCTCAAAGGCGGTATTGGCTGCGGCTTTGACGGCTTCACCATCTCACTATTGAATGCGCTGGGGTCTTACCTGAAATACGCCAAGTTGCTCGAAATCCAACGTTATAAGAACACTGGTTTGGGCTAG
- a CDS encoding glycosyltransferase family 9 protein has protein sequence MVKQILIIIRRVNGDVLLTSPLIQHLRDHYEGVDIDLLVNDDTLAIAKALRPIRQIHVYSYQWKKLPLWARLQQHWKLVRTLYQRYDLAISLTTTDSSVLYARLSGRTAMSAIDVEASKNWWKKRLLNHYYLLSPHRHMILNNLEPLRLLGIPVGKVACKVHYSATAHDTMQAKLRAANIKQFLIFHPSAQHGYKVYPEALRHALLGKLSQLGIAIIVTGAKTPLDLHIKANLPVLPNVHDWIGATSMEEYIALSEQALAYVGGDTLNMHIAAAQDKPIFAIFGPTLLPIWSPWNNALQTAATHSQAQQTYGNITIFQADMPCVPCGKAGCNDQNGNSECLSRINPATINAAVSHWLNHHHQESIHDQN, from the coding sequence ATGGTTAAACAAATCCTCATTATTATTCGCCGGGTCAATGGTGATGTCCTATTAACGTCTCCATTGATTCAGCATTTACGAGACCATTATGAGGGAGTCGACATTGATTTGCTGGTGAATGATGACACCTTGGCAATTGCCAAAGCCTTGCGCCCGATTCGTCAGATTCATGTCTACTCGTATCAATGGAAAAAACTACCGTTATGGGCACGTTTGCAGCAGCACTGGAAACTCGTGCGCACATTGTACCAACGCTATGATCTTGCCATTTCACTCACAACTACGGATAGCAGTGTCTTGTATGCCCGTCTTAGTGGACGCACAGCCATGAGTGCGATTGACGTTGAAGCCAGCAAAAATTGGTGGAAGAAACGCCTGCTCAACCATTACTATCTGCTCAGTCCACACCGGCACATGATCTTAAATAACCTTGAACCGCTGCGTTTACTAGGGATTCCTGTTGGCAAAGTTGCCTGTAAAGTGCATTACAGCGCAACAGCGCACGACACCATGCAAGCAAAATTGCGTGCCGCGAACATCAAACAATTCCTGATTTTTCACCCATCAGCACAACATGGTTACAAGGTTTATCCAGAAGCCCTGCGCCATGCATTGCTCGGTAAACTCAGTCAACTCGGCATTGCGATTATTGTCACGGGCGCAAAAACACCGTTGGATTTACACATTAAAGCCAACCTGCCGGTATTACCCAATGTGCATGACTGGATAGGTGCAACCAGCATGGAGGAGTACATCGCATTAAGTGAACAGGCACTGGCTTATGTGGGCGGGGATACCCTGAACATGCACATTGCTGCCGCGCAGGACAAGCCTATTTTCGCGATTTTCGGGCCTACGCTGCTACCTATTTGGTCGCCTTGGAATAATGCGTTGCAAACCGCAGCAACACACAGCCAAGCGCAACAAACCTACGGCAATATCACCATTTTTCAAGCTGATATGCCGTGCGTACCCTGTGGCAAAGCCGGTTGTAACGATCAAAATGGCAATAGCGAATGCCTGTCACGGATAAATCCCGCTACCATAAACGCCGCTGTCAGCCATTGGCTAAACCACCATCATCAAGAGAGCATTCATGACCAAAATTAG
- a CDS encoding O-antigen ligase family protein, translated as MIKNTSLNGFKRWQSQLGNINSWLLIALIFTFTMSMAIGNALLFLILILWLIEGDFAKKFNKIKNNPVAWAAIAFVGLHFVGLLWTSDWGGARFILKKEVEYLMLPILMTVVRPQHIPHYFTALILAMLIAVGISYGLYLDVLPHYSVLRLENSDDTTPFVSHIVYNPILAFTLYLLLYAVFLRKDLSVTLKTIGIVLFIIMGLNMFLTEGRMGQLVFLVLLALFVFQYYQGQLLKSVLLSGLLLMTLAPAAYLFSPVVQERVNQAIHEVKHYQQEPNSSVGLRVIMLLNSIEIIKENPVFGVGTGDYRQEYRRVNQQNFPEATRGEELKHSHNVYIQELVQFGILGLGVLLYLFYTMLRHYRQSDSPLKPVMLAFPVFYGVIFFTDGYIMDHYLSLLFLSLGALLYTEYGQRHG; from the coding sequence ATGATAAAAAATACAAGCTTAAATGGATTTAAACGCTGGCAATCGCAGCTTGGAAATATCAACTCTTGGTTACTTATTGCGCTAATCTTCACCTTTACCATGAGCATGGCTATCGGTAACGCCCTGCTATTCCTGATACTAATACTGTGGTTAATCGAAGGTGATTTCGCAAAAAAGTTCAATAAAATCAAGAACAATCCAGTTGCATGGGCAGCTATCGCCTTTGTGGGATTGCACTTTGTGGGGCTATTGTGGACAAGCGACTGGGGAGGCGCTAGGTTTATTCTAAAAAAAGAGGTCGAGTACCTCATGCTGCCAATATTAATGACCGTTGTGCGCCCACAACACATTCCGCATTATTTTACTGCGTTGATACTCGCGATGCTGATAGCCGTCGGCATTTCTTACGGTCTATACCTTGACGTACTGCCTCATTACAGCGTCTTGCGCTTAGAAAACAGCGATGACACGACCCCCTTTGTTAGCCATATTGTTTATAACCCCATTTTAGCCTTCACTCTCTACTTATTACTGTATGCTGTATTTTTACGTAAAGATTTATCGGTAACACTCAAAACAATTGGTATCGTACTCTTCATTATCATGGGTCTTAATATGTTCCTTACTGAAGGGCGTATGGGGCAACTGGTCTTTCTGGTGTTGCTTGCCTTATTTGTTTTTCAGTATTACCAAGGGCAATTGCTGAAATCTGTATTACTGAGCGGCTTATTGCTCATGACTTTAGCACCCGCTGCCTACCTGTTCAGCCCCGTGGTACAAGAGCGCGTCAATCAGGCGATCCACGAGGTGAAACACTATCAACAAGAACCCAATTCCAGCGTAGGGCTAAGGGTCATTATGCTCTTAAATTCCATTGAAATTATTAAAGAAAACCCCGTTTTCGGCGTAGGCACAGGGGATTACCGGCAGGAATACCGCCGTGTGAATCAACAAAACTTTCCCGAAGCCACACGCGGCGAAGAGCTGAAACATTCGCATAATGTGTATATACAAGAATTGGTACAATTTGGAATATTGGGTTTAGGTGTACTGCTTTACCTGTTTTATACCATGTTACGCCACTATCGGCAGTCCGACAGCCCACTTAAACCGGTTATGCTGGCGTTTCCAGTTTTTTACGGTGTGATTTTTTTTACCGATGGCTACATTATGGATCATTACCTCAGCTTGCTTTTCTTATCGCTAGGAGCGCTGTTATACACGGAATATGGGCAGCGGCATGGTTAA
- the lpxL gene encoding LpxL/LpxP family Kdo(2)-lipid IV(A) lauroyl/palmitoleoyl acyltransferase, with translation METTIQHTFLSPRYWPTWLGLGCLWLVVQLPWQLQMWLGKVLGLLMFHALPRRRAISRTNLELAFPNHSAAEREQLNRSHFISLGRGLFELGLSWWGNLERLNQRTRIEGMEHLQAALQRGGVVLLSAHFTSLELGGRLLAQYFPLHVVYRPHRNPLIELRTTRLRAQRYGKAIPRDNIRDMIRSLHQGFAVWYAQDQNFGRKNSVFVPFFGVPAATNTATSRLAALGKAQVVPFFTMRTETGYLLRFLPALKAFPSDSVLADTTLINQLIEQQVREFPAQYLWTHRRYKDKPEGGHRYDDRL, from the coding sequence GTGGAAACAACGATTCAACACACTTTTTTATCCCCGCGTTACTGGCCCACATGGTTAGGGCTGGGGTGTTTATGGCTGGTTGTCCAGTTGCCTTGGCAGTTGCAAATGTGGCTGGGTAAAGTGTTGGGGCTATTAATGTTCCATGCGCTGCCACGACGACGTGCTATCAGTCGAACCAATTTGGAACTGGCTTTCCCCAACCATTCTGCCGCCGAACGTGAACAACTTAATCGGTCGCATTTTATTTCCTTAGGGCGTGGTCTGTTTGAATTGGGTTTGAGCTGGTGGGGCAATCTGGAACGTTTAAACCAACGCACCAGGATCGAAGGCATGGAACATTTGCAAGCCGCGTTGCAACGGGGGGGCGTGGTGTTGCTGAGTGCGCATTTTACCAGTTTGGAACTGGGGGGGCGCTTGTTGGCGCAATATTTCCCCTTGCATGTGGTATACCGCCCGCATCGTAATCCGCTGATTGAATTACGGACCACGCGCTTACGGGCGCAGCGTTACGGTAAAGCGATTCCGCGTGACAATATCCGTGACATGATCCGCAGTTTGCACCAGGGATTTGCCGTCTGGTATGCACAGGATCAAAACTTCGGGCGTAAAAATTCGGTATTTGTGCCGTTTTTTGGTGTGCCAGCCGCAACCAATACCGCAACTAGCCGTTTGGCAGCGTTAGGTAAGGCGCAAGTGGTGCCGTTTTTTACGATGCGTACTGAAACGGGCTATTTGTTACGGTTTTTACCGGCTTTGAAAGCGTTTCCGAGTGATTCGGTGCTGGCGGATACCACCTTAATTAATCAACTGATTGAACAGCAGGTGCGTGAGTTTCCGGCGCAGTATTTGTGGACACATCGGCGTTATAAAGATAAGCCGGAAGGCGGGCATCGTTATGATGATCGTTTATAA